GAAGCAGCGGTTCACTGCCCAAATTAAGTAGCGTGGATCCTAAGATAATAGATGTAATAAGCATGGCGGATCACAAAATGAATTGCTTGAGTCAGGAGGTAACAAAATTGCGAGCGGACCTTTTATTGCAAACTGATACCATAGAGACCCTTGAGAAACAGGTATACTAAGCATCAATATTTATGCACGCATTTCTCGATTGTCTCTTGAACGTTCTCCAAGAAGAAACGTAAATATTGTGCATGCTCTGTTCTGCATGCTAAGAATTATTGACGCAtagtaacaatatttttaagaatataaatatgtataattgtttattagcACGTTATTGTAAAACAAACAATCTTTTACAGCTGACCACaaaggagagagaaataattcgACTGAGAAAAATGCTGGAGGATGGTCACTCCTACGTTCCAGTTGGCAGGGACTGCACTTGCAGGAAAATGGAAAAGAAAGCTGGTGTTACCTACGGTGACGTTACGGAGATTAATGAAGTGAGGATTCTCCAACAGGCCAAATTGGAACTGGAACAGCAACTAAAAGGCAAGGAATTGAGAGAGATTCTTTATTttcaacataattatttcgtaCGAAAACATCTAATTTACGtactccattttttttttttaatgacgcAGAATCTCTAAATAAACAACACGATGCCATGTCTCAGGCAATGAAACTAGCAGCGCGAAATGAGGAACTGGAGAAAGAATTAAGAGATATAGATCACGTTGCGTTAGCTGTAGAAGCCGACTGCAATTCTACGGTTAAAGAGAATAACAGAAGAGTTTGTAGGCTCCAGGTAACTACGGCGATTGCATTAATGTATGTTTTCcagatattttctttgttttcataCTTTTATGCTTGTTTAGGGAAAGTTGGAGGATGTCATGATGCAGGTACATGTCTTAGAGCGCGAGTTAACCGTAGAACGTAGAGAGGTACAAGAGTTGAGAGCAGATCTAGAAGCATGTAGGCTCGAAAAACGTAATGTTCAACGTACTCTAGAATCTACATTGGACGAAAAGAAACAGATGTCTGACAGGATCAACCAACTAACGGTCATTGGTACGTTCaactttaatatcttttaactaGTCTGGGCTATTTAGATCGAAGatgaaagttgaaaataatattgcagaaaaaagtttaaataatgaaatgaaaAGACTGAGTCAAGAAAACGAGTTCCAAAGACAAGATATTGATCAGTTGcaatttactaataaaatattagaagaatatatacataaaaagaatattgagCTAAGTAACGAAGGGAATGATCAGATGCGAGCAaaagaaaaaggggaaaagAATGATCAGAATAATGGGATGAAAAtgtcgaagaaaaaaaatggtattaatattaatagtaaatcaatttttaaatgtacagCCCAGAAAAATGTCGAATACAAATTTCGATGGAGCATTtatttctaagaaaaaattatctaataagaaatatactgagaatctttttttatcctttttagcacataaaaataacaacaGTGAGAAATGTGATATGGATTATCAGACAGCGGCTagagaaattataatagataCAAATAACTTTGATATGCAAAAACGGATTGACGAagcaaatttgaaaattgcatCTGTAAGtcgaaaaagttaatttaatatttaccaaTTGATTTGGCCTAGTAGACAGCGCACTGGTCTATTGACTACTCTCAGTGGTTTGCCATTGCCTTCCGAGAGGAGAACGAgcgaatacaattttttcgaaaatatatttatcattatattttgcaGCTACAACACACAATTCAGCGATTGGAAATGGAACGAGATCACTATaggaaagaatatattaattgtcgGGACGAGCAGCGCAGAACATTTGACAAAGATAACGTAAATATCAAATGCGGAAAGATACGCATACAAagggttataattttattgcttgTAACAAATTGTAGGCTGATTTGTGGGCACAAGTTTGTGAATTAAAACGCGAGTTAATTGATAAGGAACAAGTTTTGAGCAAAATGCATCAGGAGAAGGAAGAACTGTGTCATGAAAAGGAGGATCTAGAAGCACGATTGCAAACTTACAAGGGTCAACAGAGACAGATGTGTATTCCGTGCAGATCGTGCAGCTTGTGCAAACCCGTCCGTATTTGTTCCTGTGCTTCTGGCTCGCCAATATCTACTGGAGACATCAGCGCAACGAAGGTATTTAAcgatttgcaaataaaacatatattttattcttatttcaatctcaatttacGCAGGCAATGCTGGAACGTCTGGAACGAGAGCGGGATACGGCCAGAGCGGATGTTGAGCGACTGATAGAGGAACGCGATGCATTACGGGAGAGACTCAAGGTAAAGAGCAGAGATCgtataagttaaattttacattattcttatttcttgattttccctaatgtatattttaaatcttaatataCTGAGTTAACAATACGAGTTTAACATCCACggtatttcattaattatatgtgtTTGACCATAAGTGTTTAACTGTAAATGATTAGCATAATACTGACATATTAATTCTTGCTAACTCTGTGTGGGTATGGCAATGTGTTGTAAATGCATGGCTGGATGATACCGGGACGTAGATGATGTCGGATACGCACGTGTGCGAACAACTTCGTCTTAAGGAAAGTTTAGTCGAGGCGGAGAATCGCTTGAAACATATGGAAAAAGAACGGCAAGATCTGTTGGTCACTCAGGGCACGAGAAGAGCGGCGTTAAACGGTCTCGAGGATCAGTTAGGCGACGTGCAAGAAGAACTGCGTCGTACAAAGCAGGAATTGATGGCACAACGGACGCAATATTTCCAACTACggtaatatattgaattttatttgtagaGGGTGCATGTGTAATCTTAATCTCCCAAATTTTCTATCGCAGAACGTTACAAGATCAAACGGATCAAGCGCTTGGAGACGCGCAGGGTCAACTATCGCGGGCAGAATCGGATTTGAACAAGGCTATGGATCGTAACAGAAGTATGGAGCAGCAACAGGTGCAGTTGAACGATCAAATCAAGGAGTTGAagcaagaaataaatacattgcGTTCGAGCATGACGCTCTTGGACCAAGAGAAAGATCGGCTATTggtaaatgcaatattttaggGAATTACTATTGTAGCGTATTACTATTTCGAATAATAGTTcacaaaattgattatattttattattttggtaGATGGCATTGGACGAAAAGACAGAGAAGATCGCCGCGTTGGAACGAGAACTGATGCACAAGGATCAACAGACAGAGGGAGTGCAACAACAAATCCGCGATTTACAGCATAAAAATGAGTAAGTACATCTGCGtttatttacaacttttttaAGCTTTCTAGAAAAATTGGCACATGTCTCTCATATCTCTTATAAGAAACTTTAGACTTTTTTGTAAGTCATATAAACGATATTTACAATACTTGAGATATTAGATATTACGTATTAAGAACACAATAAATAAAGCTTCGCTCAAATATGAggtaaaactaaaaataattcgtataacattatatacaaaGTTTTATCATCATCGTTCTTTCAACCGAAGAGTTTGTTGCATCACGCactaggtaaaaaaaaaacataaatgtaatgcGACGAagcttataaattataaatgccGCGCAGCGCCGCGATCACTGCGCAGCGATCTATGAGCTATTGAGCCATTCAGATCACTATTGATTTGATATTATCGTTGAGAAATTTTGCCAGACTCACTACGGGTGGCTGGCAATTGTTCGGCGAGATCAGATTATTGCTGTCCAGCTCATCCAGAGCCTCACCAGAGCTCTGGACGATCTTCTTGTAACCAGGTCGGCACTCGCACCTGGCTCTCGGTCGCGATTCTCCCCCATGTCGCCACAACCGACTGTTTCTCGGTGTCCTCTGGGCGACCAGCCATTCTCCCGCGGTACACGGGCCCTGCGTGTATAACTTGTAACAGGTTTTTTTGATCCTGACCATGCCTGGCGTGCTCTCGCAGTCGTCGCTCTCATTCGTCAGGCACTTGCCGGCATCCCTCATGCTGTTGGTACATCCGCACACGCCGTTGTAACTGATCCCGTCGAGGGACGGTCTCACGTTGTAATCGTACAACACTATTTGCCCATTCGGACACGGTCCCCGCGTACCGACCTTGTAGCAGGTCTTCTCCTGAGGAAAGTACAGTCTACCACGTTTGCATGGCACGGGAATGCAGGTCGATGAGTTCATCAGCATATAGCCGCTCTCGCAGGGTCCCCTCGTGTGCAGTCGATAGCAGAATCCGTCTTTGTACAGCACATGGCCTGATTTGCAAACGCATCTGGCTCGCGCGACGTCCTCCTGCGATGATCGAGCGTCCATTGTCACCACAAAGTGATGTCCTTGCGGACATGGATCGACGCCGCCTATAATAATTCGCGCGTAttagaaatttagaaatattttactaaggACGAagattcaatattaaattgaagaaattagtcATTAGGTACATGCTAGTCAAGTGTGTAATAATGCAATAAGAAGAAACAGCGGgatttctatctttatttcaaatcGTCTTCAacctaatattaattacaaatcttttataaaattgatttgtgaaataatttcaaattaagaaaGTGTGTTAAAGAAAGTTATGTTAAAGCAGAAgatattcagaaaaaaaaaacagtttttttaaaaaattgatttgtgaaataatttcaaagtaaGAAAGTTATGTTAAAGcagaagatataaaaaaaaaaaaacagttttgctgaagaataaaaattaagctaggcacagatctgaaaataattatgttggaccatttaaataatttatattggaCGCTCAAGCTGGCTGctagaatattaaaactttttgcaGCATCATGTTTGAGcattctacataattattttgatagtccaacataattatttttagaccTGTGTCTGGcgtaatttttgtatacttAAAAGCTTTCTCTCTGTGTAGTGTTCCTCGTTTTCATTCCTTTAAATCTCATTATTAcaactttatattttagatacagGTTGTATTAGGTATACAATTACGTGAAATATCTCACCTAACTGATAGCACATCCCGCTCGGTTCGTGATAGTGAGGTAATTGAGGATGGCAGCCGCACGTTCCACCCGGCAGAAACAATTCTCCCGGCTCCGAGCAGGGACCCTTGGTATAGTGTTCGTGGCAACCACCGCCGTTTCCCAGCCAATGGTACCTGCCCAGTTCGCCGCTCGTCGAGCACGAACAGGTCGCTAGACCATCTTCGCCTACGATAAGAAGCTCGCCACGTGGACACGGGCCTTTGCTGAGCTTCGGGTAGCACTTGCCGTCCTTGGGCCAGTAGATTTCGCCTTGCTCGTTGCAGGTTTCGGGATCGCGACAGACTCCCCATCGTGGCTTCGTGCTGAAGAAAATCTGTTATGAGCACGGGTATTTTCGGTCGCAAGCGAAATTAAGGGAAGAGCGTTTTTCATTACCCTGGTTTATCCGACGCCTCGGACACGGGTGCGAAGAATTGACCCTTGGAGCAGGACGCTCTCGTGAATATTGGATGGCACAATGCGTCCCTGGGCGATTGTGCGGTTCCCGGGGGACACCTACATTCCGCAATTGTTCCGCCGCTACCGGCCGCCGGGCCTAGTTCCATGGTTTCCGGACACGGAGCGCCGATCTGCCCATAAATGCGAATTCTCAGAGGTGAATGATTCAAACGATCCTTTTAAAGCAACCATGGTATGTCGTGGATCGGTTGCGCGTGAAAAGGTATAACTCTCGAGAGGGATGAAGGAAGATTAACACCTGcctgaaatattttgtagcaCTTTCCGTCGGCCGGCCAGTACAACAGCTGCCAACCACGTGGTTGCGCGGCACAGGGGTTGCTCGATGGATCGGCCCACGGCGGCGGCATTATCGCGGTCCTCGCGCTGACCGTTGACAGAAGGTAGACGATGCACCCTAAGAGAATCCGCATCGCGCTGAAAATTACCGAGATGACATTACTTACATGAGTCTGCAAATCGCGGATCTTTCCGCGACGAAGGAAGTTAACAGCCGCCAAGCACATGGCACAATAAGAAGAAACGGCGGAATCTctctatctttatttcaaatcAGCACacagttaattaatttggaaaCCTTAAGACGGATTGTTGAAAGCGGACCGAGCGTGAGCGCGTATATCGTACCGCGAACAGAGGTAGGACGATCGcgagagaaaagaggaaaatgtATATGCTATGTACAAGTAATACTATTTACAAGAATACAATTTATTCCGCGAGTTACGGAGAGGCGAGGGCGATTTTCCCGAAATGGAACACAGCGAGCGAAAAAGACTCGACTCTAATTATTCGCGATGCGCCAAGATTCTTCTCGATAATTTGACGGTATCCCGAACACGGATAGAAAACGCAAACAGAAGATGTTACCTTTCATCTTCGACGCGGTCGAATGCAAAAGCAAATTTCACCGAGCTCGTGCCCGAGTCGCAAGTGGAGAGCGCTTCAACAGAATGTGGAAGTTCGAAACGGGAGTATCGCGATAGCGCGAAATGTCGATGCGTGTGTCGTCTCGCCGTGCGTGCGGGAAGGGGCAAAAGTGCGCGCGACAGCGAGGGCAAAATGACCATATACTTTCACTGTTTCACTATGGCAATGGCATTGTCCCTGGCAGGGCTCAGGATGACGCATCACGTGCGCGGAATAAGAATAATGCGCCACGTATAAATGCTTCCCGCGTCGCAGAAAGCAAAAggtcttttctctttttttttctttttttctctccccgGTCTCGCTGACCGAGAATCACGCGCGAATATCCTGCGGTTTGAAGTATAACGAAGTACAACGAAACACAATTCTGTCTGATCAGAGCTGCAATCTATTCCACTtgtatttaatcaaatttatttacgcCAATTTGAACGGCATTCCGAGGCCTCTGTTATCTTTGTGCAAGTCGCTGACTTGTTTACACGGTGAATTTAACGGCATATTACACGCGCTATTGACTATGGAAGAAACGCAGCAtctcttatcttttttttttgttcttcaaAGTCGAGGAAGTAATTAAACAGCATGAGGTCTTTTCAACGTTTCAGTGCTGTCGCCTGATCGAGCTTTCTTCCGCGACTTTCCACGGCGGCCGCCGAAGCCGAGAGTTTTATTTCTTCGCCGCGGCGAAGTTTTGTTAATCACCTTTTATCACCCAGCACCTAGAATTTATCTCACGGTTGTCGTTCTAATTAACGCAACGATTCATCCGGCGTATGCCGAAATAATCCTCCTGTCGAGATGAACGCAATCCGGTGTGCGATGTCGTATCTTTAAAACTTTCCCGATAATTTGCACGACTTTTTACAAATCACATGTCGTTTGTAGAACGCAAAGTTTCGTGTCCTGGAAGCAAGATCGTGTGTTCCGCCTCTCGTAAATACGCGAATCAACGCCGCGCGGAAGGAGAtatctctttccttttcctatTCTCTAATTAACGCCGTTGAATCGCTTTAACGATCGAGCGTGAATAAATGGGCGAGATCGTTATCTATGCGTTACGCTCGCGCATCGTCCGTGAGATTCCTCTGCCTCTGATCGATGCCCGCAGGTGCGAACGCGCGCCGTTACACAATCGTCTAATTAGCGATCATTCAGTGGGAGCGAGTTACATCAGAACTTTCTCGTTTACAAGATTTCGTTCTCTGTAATAAGCGCAAAGAGCGCGAAGTAGCGAAACATTTAATCTAGTCGCGATAAGCGCGTAGCCTTTCCCTCGAGAAAACTAGTCTGCGTTGACACCCCGAACAGATATAGGATGCCGAAATTGAGATACCTGGCTGAAAATTAAAGGTATGAGCTCCCTCGATAATTTCAACGATTgcaataagtaataattaaataaaacaccGGAGTGAAATTGAGATTGTTTTGCAGACTCGACGAAGTGGGAGGAAAATCGAGCTTTACATATTCACGAACGTAGATAGCTGATTCTCGTTTACGCAAAATACCGATCGGATTCTGAACGTGTGGGAAGCACACTTCTGTAAACAATTTGCGTTATGCCAGTAGTAATAATCACGACGAGATTTGATGCGAAATTCTTGGTACACAGGGTGTACGTGGCACCCCAGTATATTGTTCGATTCTTCTCCGATAAGTTTCGATGAGAGGAGGCATGCCTGAGATTCACGAGTATCCCTCTCGATATCGAAAGCCGCTACCATTATGAATTCCTGTTATTCGATGTGTCCTTATTGCTGCTTGCCTCACGGCGATGACATTCCCTATAGGTAACTTATGTCAATAACTTATGCAACGCGGAGTATATATTGCATAAcattgtactttttttttattacgcgtTCAGCTGTTAACGAAATTTCGTCGTACATTGTGTGCCGCATGTGTGCGCGTGTCGGTcaataataatactataataataagaattctATAATTcaatgagaaatttttattttaaaggaaACGGTAGGTACATTTATAagacaattatttatctttatgttCCTTTTCTCTCATTACTAgatgaaatctttttttttattctcttatataattgtctacattttgctttttttttttaataagctcTTTCTGAATTCTAATTATGACTTGATAAAAGTTAGTTCTTTTCCGTAACTCTgattattcgataaatatatgatttttttaaattgagacatcatagtccatacatttttatagaaatttaaaaaaattataaaaatcgtttttcaagaaaatgaCACAAAGATCAAATTACTTCATGGAGAGTTTTTCTAGATCAaagattttaatgttacataGCGACACAGCCTCATGTCTCCCTCGCAATAATTCACTCCCACACACATTTTCTTTGTCTGTTTCTAATTAAGGCAAATAGAGGGTACCAAGTGGGATGACAAATcgaatgaaaatttaaaaccatttttagttatttcttGATTATCCGCTTCTAACCATTCAAACCGTGAAAGTATTATATTcaatctcttaaaaaaaaattattttatgtagctTAAAGTGAGAAGAAGATAATCTTCCTttttgaaaaaactttttttaattgatatctTTTTCAAGTACATCCACCcatttaaatgatatattccAGATTCTGTAAAATAATCTCTATTTGTGTAGCATAAATGTTTAATGTAGATATCGGTTGAAACGGAGATACGAAATTGATTCTAGCAGATGTCACGTTCGTTTATATACGTTTTCAAGGTACATATAATTCCCCCtctttagtaaaattataataaatgaaagaaattatagTAATCTCCCGGGCCTGCGACACTTCTCTGTGACgcgtttattatatattattcattcgtCATGATTTTACTTTCTTCGCCAGAGATGCACTTTCTCCGCCTTCCGTGtcattaaattgtaataaccAGTTATTACTCGAGTCACTCGTCTTACacgcgcgtgcacgcacgcacacgcacacgcacacgtggCCGTCCGCGTTCGCGATTCGCGTTGTGCCACGAGGAATTCTTGGAATTTTTCGAATTGCTTTGATCATCATTAGGGATCGCGCTTATATAATCACGCGTGCTCTCGCGCCTCGGAAGCGCGCCGGCGGATTTATGTTCTCGCTGAAAAGAAAGTGTCCGCTAATACGTTATAATCGATCTGCGCCGTGCCGAAATCACGCAATGCAAACAACGCGATCATGTAACGTCAGTCACCCTTTTTGCTCGAAACAAACGCGCGAATTTCTTCGTTCGATTGCTCTTAGGTCCTCGACACGTTCTACTTGAATTTTGAGCCGATGGATATGGCAATTCTCCGTTCAATTCCTCTCTAATCTCTTTTAACTTTTGTCAGATAAAATGCTGCGGAATTCAAGGATGTCACGTCGCGGACGTCGCTGAGTCGTCCGACGATCGCAGCTTTGATACAGTGAAAGGATTCTCTATATCGAATGTCGATTTGTTTAACCTTTGGAAGAAGATCTATGTGCAATCACCACTTGCCATTCAATCCCGGACTGGACGTtgcgttatttattataagcaCAATATGTAAGCACCTTCGTCAAACgatttatgtccatttctgTCAATGTAGatttaatcttggtttaaaTCTAACTCTTaccttttatctctttctaattcttagaactaaaaaaagataaaaggtaagttaaaccaagattaaaatcaatctacattggtagaaaagGGCATCAGTCTCGGTGAAACGGAATCCTTACCTTATCATCGACGTTTTCATGGTGTTGCTGTTCTCTTCAGCGACCACCGCGATATTGTACCCGTTGTCACGTCACTATTTCGCGAATTATCGTCTTTCTCAGTTCACCACTCGGCCCTCCGCATCCATCGTATCAGAGAGGCTCGCGAGTCAAGCCGCGTCTTAGCCGATCATCGTCGTCGGTCTTGTCGCCGCGGAAAGCTCGGCGAGACTGGCTCGCGCACGTCCCGGCCTCGCGGCTCTATGCTATTACCTAACTCGACCGAGTCCGGGAGCCGAATTCGCCGAGGCGAGATGGACATCCTCCTTTGTTCGTTCAACCCCCGTGATTAATACCGATCTGCGCAATCTGCATCCGGGGGGAAAACCGTTTTGGCATACCTTTCGCGATGATAAAAGGTATTTTCCTCGTCTCTTTGCCCCTTCGCACGCCTTTCGCATTTCGTTGCCTTCATCACACCCGGATCGGACGTGATTTACGCACGATTACCGGTGAACAAGCCCCAATTCGTCATTCGTCAAGACTTCCTCGCAACGCGACAATCGACGGAACGTAAATGGcactttaaacattttattttatgaaaattttcactCATGTTCGCTCGCTTTTTAGGTCAACGGTACGACGTTTGTATTTTTTGGAAGAAGGTAAAAGTTGGCTCGTTATATTTGCGACGATCGCTGGATTTTTACGATGTAATATTCGGGATATGTGCGGAGGTGTGCATTCATTCCTGCAACGCGACTCGCTTCTCTGCAGCTGCGAGGGAGGAGACAAATCAGTATTCCAATATGCGTGGGATTTCTGAGGTGTCTGAAACGCAGATCCAGTGAGATCATCCGCAATTTGATTTCATTTGTCGAACGGGACTTTGAGGTAAACTGCATCTCTCTCGATGCAGTTGCATAGAGAGTACCTGATCTTAtggattacattatttaaattgtataaaaactttaagtCTGACGAACGTTTTAGGGAAACCGTCGAGAAAACCGCGAATATCCACGATaaagaaaaaccggttttaaCGAATTTATGCCTTTTTGCGCAATGTCGTGATTACTTTGCCGCTTCAAGGTTTTTCCAAAAATGTCGCTGTTTCGACACTTCCACGCAACATCTCTGTTACACGCGGAGGACTTTCATCGTCACTTGGACCTCCCGAAACGCCGTCGCCGATCAACGGCGATCGTCACGGCCTGCGACCGGTGCGTGGGTTTCTTTATGAACTGTTGCATAATTTGGTGCCGGACCTGGAGCCGAACCCAGTAACGGGAAACGCATAACCGTCCCCGACATTCATTCAATCCCGATACGAAGAGGCGAGCGCGAGTGGATCATTGCCACCTTTCTCATGAAACTGTCACTGTTACGTCATTATC
This genomic stretch from Temnothorax longispinosus isolate EJ_2023e chromosome 9, Tlon_JGU_v1, whole genome shotgun sequence harbors:
- the LOC139819374 gene encoding uncharacterized protein isoform X2 — encoded protein: MSRDVEYNVATRYRTVRKHLDNLGYKQALSLDALPLIEALLADLVQTTDSLEHFKAVARENVEACSQLQLTVDPYKCDNARLVRECNQLHSDLIETKEAHQKQVKDLKRQIYKLECECNDLQLASSRNIHKIKELEAESAAKSKKILELQGKCLKPTVINVGFAAKKRPSFPLRRPVLEAEPMPKARSSGSLPKLSSVDPKIIDVISMADHKMNCLSQELTTKEREIIRLRKMLEDGHSYVPVGRDCTCRKMEKKAGVTYGDVTEINEVRILQQAKLELEQQLKESLNKQHDAMSQAMKLAARNEELEKELRDIDHVALAVEADCNSTVKENNRRVCRLQGKLEDVMMQVHVLERELTVERREVQELRADLEACRLEKRNVQRTLESTLDEKKQMSDRINQLTVIAHKNNNSEKCDMDYQTAAREIIIDTNNFDMQKRIDEANLKIASLQHTIQRLEMERDHYRKEYINCRDEQRRTFDKDNADLWAQVCELKRELIDKEQVLSKMHQEKEELCHEKEDLEARLQTYKGQQRQMCIPCRSCSLCKPVRICSCASGSPISTGDISATKAMLERLERERDTARADVERLIEERDALRERLKMMSDTHVCEQLRLKESLVEAENRLKHMEKERQDLLVTQGTRRAALNGLEDQLGDVQEELRRTKQELMAQRTQYFQLRTLQDQTDQALGDAQGQLSRAESDLNKAMDRNRSMEQQQVQLNDQIKELKQEINTLRSSMTLLDQEKDRLLMALDEKTEKIAALERELMHKDQQTEGVQQQIRDLQHKNEICIDQSAEQERQLRSLQLEMETLQRQFEAASVDRENAIQENRKLQDDLAAATCEVRNMQRELETSRAECYDLKRQLQTYVSEVRRAEELLNRKENERTEMLNHFRSLSLEATVLENNNHSLESEAAEARGALQTARHQILDLERQLADRDCLIKGYETQISNLTQSVASMETQLRQQIEQRNRAEADLMAVRDLCVKLDQQKDTLVEQLGDKDTVKAHYEAQLSRLKAEQSIVQDQIARDRVTVERLETLLDQARQESINAQATNQELQNEISRLKQKVSELQSKLSSESAELRQYQNQAAEYSKQISELRRQVTNERFDRARKDEESRRSLNSSPDSFNVDLNVVI
- the LOC139819374 gene encoding uncharacterized protein isoform X1, producing the protein MSRDVEYNVATRYRTVRKHLDNLGYKQALSLDALPLIEALLADLVQTTDSLEHFKAVARENVEACSQLQLTVDPYKCDNARLVRECNQLHSDLIETKEAHQKQVKDLKRQIYKLECECNDLQLASSRNIHKIKELEAESAAKSKKILELQGKCLKPTVINVGFAAKKRPSFPLRRPVLEAEPMPKARSSGSLPKLSSVDPKIIDVISMADHKMNCLSQEVTKLRADLLLQTDTIETLEKQLTTKEREIIRLRKMLEDGHSYVPVGRDCTCRKMEKKAGVTYGDVTEINEVRILQQAKLELEQQLKESLNKQHDAMSQAMKLAARNEELEKELRDIDHVALAVEADCNSTVKENNRRVCRLQGKLEDVMMQVHVLERELTVERREVQELRADLEACRLEKRNVQRTLESTLDEKKQMSDRINQLTVIAHKNNNSEKCDMDYQTAAREIIIDTNNFDMQKRIDEANLKIASLQHTIQRLEMERDHYRKEYINCRDEQRRTFDKDNADLWAQVCELKRELIDKEQVLSKMHQEKEELCHEKEDLEARLQTYKGQQRQMCIPCRSCSLCKPVRICSCASGSPISTGDISATKAMLERLERERDTARADVERLIEERDALRERLKMMSDTHVCEQLRLKESLVEAENRLKHMEKERQDLLVTQGTRRAALNGLEDQLGDVQEELRRTKQELMAQRTQYFQLRTLQDQTDQALGDAQGQLSRAESDLNKAMDRNRSMEQQQVQLNDQIKELKQEINTLRSSMTLLDQEKDRLLMALDEKTEKIAALERELMHKDQQTEGVQQQIRDLQHKNEICIDQSAEQERQLRSLQLEMETLQRQFEAASVDRENAIQENRKLQDDLAAATCEVRNMQRELETSRAECYDLKRQLQTYVSEVRRAEELLNRKENERTEMLNHFRSLSLEATVLENNNHSLESEAAEARGALQTARHQILDLERQLADRDCLIKGYETQISNLTQSVASMETQLRQQIEQRNRAEADLMAVRDLCVKLDQQKDTLVEQLGDKDTVKAHYEAQLSRLKAEQSIVQDQIARDRVTVERLETLLDQARQESINAQATNQELQNEISRLKQKVSELQSKLSSESAELRQYQNQAAEYSKQISELRRQVTNERFDRARKDEESRRSLNSSPDSFNVDLNVVI
- the LOC139819376 gene encoding uncharacterized protein isoform X2; translation: MKTSMISAMRILLGCIVYLLSTVSARTAIMPPPWADPSSNPCAAQPRGWQLLYWPADGKCYKIFQIGAPCPETMELGPAAGSGGTIAECRCPPGTAQSPRDALCHPIFTRASCSKGQFFAPVSEASDKPGTKPRWGVCRDPETCNEQGEIYWPKDGKCYPKLSKGPCPRGELLIVGEDGLATCSCSTSGELGRYHWLGNGGGCHEHYTKGPCSEPGELFLPGGTCGCHPQLPHYHEPSGMCYQLGGVDPCPQGHHFVVTMDARSSQEDVARARCVCKSGHVLYKDGFCYRLHTRGPCESGYMLMNSSTCIPVPCKRGRLYFPQEKTCYKVGTRGPCPNGQIVLYDYNVRPSLDGISYNGVCGCTNSMRDAGKCLTNESDDCESTPGMVRIKKTCYKLYTQGPCTAGEWLVAQRTPRNSRLWRHGGESRPRARCECRPGYKKIVQSSGEALDELDSNNLISPNNCQPPVVSLAKFLNDNIKSIVI
- the LOC139819376 gene encoding uncharacterized protein isoform X1 — protein: MVILPSLSRALLPLPARTARRHTHRHFALSRYSRFELPHSVEALSTCDSGTSSVKFAFAFDRVEDESAMRILLGCIVYLLSTVSARTAIMPPPWADPSSNPCAAQPRGWQLLYWPADGKCYKIFQIGAPCPETMELGPAAGSGGTIAECRCPPGTAQSPRDALCHPIFTRASCSKGQFFAPVSEASDKPGTKPRWGVCRDPETCNEQGEIYWPKDGKCYPKLSKGPCPRGELLIVGEDGLATCSCSTSGELGRYHWLGNGGGCHEHYTKGPCSEPGELFLPGGTCGCHPQLPHYHEPSGMCYQLGGVDPCPQGHHFVVTMDARSSQEDVARARCVCKSGHVLYKDGFCYRLHTRGPCESGYMLMNSSTCIPVPCKRGRLYFPQEKTCYKVGTRGPCPNGQIVLYDYNVRPSLDGISYNGVCGCTNSMRDAGKCLTNESDDCESTPGMVRIKKTCYKLYTQGPCTAGEWLVAQRTPRNSRLWRHGGESRPRARCECRPGYKKIVQSSGEALDELDSNNLISPNNCQPPVVSLAKFLNDNIKSIVI